In a genomic window of Ruminococcus albus 7 = DSM 20455:
- a CDS encoding IS200/IS605 family element transposase accessory protein TnpB gives MQIYTTYSVKIKHYNNILKDTVIVYRHAVDYLIKVCLDNWDNIVTFKGVSRLTYIETLIHTTKDNPDPIYDFDAKFYKMPSYLRRGAINEAIGKVSSYKSNHYNWVNNPVGREPSSPKAGYTFPSMYRTVMYNQTGDYTAQIKVYIRNTWDWITINLKKSDMDYIYRHCSFRKQCAPTLQKRSKEWFLDFPFEEKVKLADTSVHEQTIVAVDLGINTAATISVMRSDGTILGRHFCKLTKETDHLMHSINRIKKAQQHGNYKTPRLWAKAKGINHDIATKTAACIVDIAVLYNADVIVFEHLDKNGKVRGSKKQKLKLWRSQEVQSIVTNKAHRLGMRVSRICAWNTSRFAYDGSGFVLRGKFGGFNTYELCKFQNGKTYNCDLSASYNIGARYFIREILKSLDENSRLLIEAKVPQCCKRSTCTFSTLVNLNAEIIAQTA, from the coding sequence ATGCAGATATATACGACTTACAGCGTTAAGATCAAGCATTACAACAACATCTTAAAAGATACCGTTATCGTATACAGACATGCTGTAGATTACCTTATCAAAGTATGTCTTGATAATTGGGATAACATTGTTACATTCAAAGGTGTGAGTAGACTCACATATATTGAAACACTGATCCATACTACAAAAGATAATCCCGATCCAATTTATGATTTTGATGCCAAATTCTATAAGATGCCAAGCTATCTGCGCCGTGGTGCAATCAACGAGGCTATAGGCAAGGTATCATCTTACAAAAGCAATCACTATAACTGGGTTAATAATCCAGTTGGAAGAGAACCATCGTCTCCAAAAGCAGGATATACATTCCCTTCTATGTACCGTACAGTAATGTACAATCAGACCGGTGATTATACTGCCCAGATCAAAGTCTACATCCGTAATACATGGGACTGGATAACGATAAACCTTAAAAAGTCTGATATGGATTATATATACAGACATTGCAGTTTTCGCAAGCAATGCGCTCCAACACTTCAAAAACGAAGCAAGGAGTGGTTTTTGGACTTTCCGTTTGAGGAAAAGGTCAAACTTGCAGATACATCTGTACACGAACAGACCATTGTTGCTGTAGACCTTGGGATCAACACCGCTGCTACGATTTCCGTAATGCGTTCAGATGGCACTATTCTTGGAAGGCATTTTTGTAAGCTTACCAAAGAAACAGACCATCTGATGCATAGCATTAACCGTATAAAAAAAGCTCAGCAGCATGGTAACTATAAAACACCAAGGCTTTGGGCAAAAGCCAAAGGAATCAATCACGACATTGCCACTAAAACAGCTGCCTGCATCGTAGATATAGCCGTTCTTTATAATGCAGATGTTATTGTATTTGAGCATTTAGACAAGAACGGTAAGGTCCGCGGTTCTAAAAAGCAGAAGCTCAAGCTGTGGCGCAGTCAGGAAGTACAGTCTATTGTAACGAATAAAGCTCACAGACTAGGTATGAGAGTAAGCCGTATCTGTGCATGGAATACGTCACGCTTTGCCTACGATGGCAGTGGTTTTGTACTTCGTGGTAAATTCGGTGGTTTCAATACCTATGAGCTATGCAAATTTCAAAATGGCAAGACCTACAACTGTGATCTATCTGCTTCGTATAATATCGGGGCAAGATATTTCATACGTGAAATATTAAAATCCTTGGATGAGAATTCAAGGTTGCTCATTGAGGCAAAAGTCCCTCAATGCTGTAAGAGAAGCACCTGCACGTTCTCTACCTTAGTTAACCTGAATGCGGAAATTATTGCTCAAACAGCATAA
- a CDS encoding restriction endonuclease: MSGRDYELYCAKYLLGRGFRKVQTTPITGDYGADLTARDWRGNSWVFQCKRYKGTVGVKAVQEVCAARKHYNANKAAVITNSKFTKNAKQLAMENDIELFEMIDD, encoded by the coding sequence ATGTCAGGTAGGGACTACGAACTATACTGTGCTAAGTATCTATTAGGTAGAGGTTTTCGGAAGGTGCAGACTACGCCTATAACAGGTGACTATGGTGCTGATCTGACAGCAAGGGATTGGCGTGGTAACAGCTGGGTATTTCAGTGTAAGCGGTACAAAGGTACTGTCGGAGTGAAGGCAGTACAAGAGGTATGCGCTGCTCGTAAGCACTATAACGCTAATAAGGCTGCGGTTATTACCAATTCTAAGTTTACTAAGAATGCTAAACAGCTTGCTATGGAAAATGATATAGAGTTATTTGAAATGATAGATGATTGA
- a CDS encoding recombinase family protein, protein MKDLKKAIGYIRVSTVQQANDDKYGIDVQRKEILSYADQHDYSIVDWKIDEVSAASDNRPAFDEILYGDITNPPFEAVIVFKNDRVARDTKLYFYYLYTLEKKNIKLLSTKEDFVEGGEFANIYRALLQFVAEQERKNIALRTGKGRSMKAQCGGYAGGRCPYGYKIEHGQLIINDEEKPIVEYVFKRLDEKIPMLTIADEPNDLGYRTRKGTKFQNTSARSIANNKPLYQGMYKYGKEMNWVQGVHEPILKG, encoded by the coding sequence ATGAAAGATCTTAAGAAAGCAATAGGCTATATAAGAGTTTCAACAGTTCAGCAGGCTAACGATGATAAGTATGGTATAGATGTTCAGCGTAAAGAGATATTGTCCTATGCTGATCAGCATGATTATTCCATAGTCGATTGGAAGATCGATGAAGTGAGTGCTGCTTCCGATAATCGTCCTGCTTTCGATGAAATACTTTATGGTGATATAACAAACCCACCATTTGAGGCAGTGATAGTATTCAAGAATGATAGAGTTGCTCGTGATACTAAGTTGTACTTTTACTATCTGTACACTCTCGAAAAGAAGAATATAAAACTGCTTTCTACCAAAGAAGATTTTGTTGAGGGTGGGGAGTTTGCCAATATCTATAGAGCTTTGCTGCAATTTGTGGCTGAGCAAGAGCGTAAGAACATAGCACTTCGTACCGGGAAAGGTAGGAGTATGAAAGCTCAGTGTGGTGGCTATGCAGGTGGAAGGTGTCCTTATGGTTATAAGATAGAGCATGGACAGCTTATTATCAACGATGAAGAAAAGCCTATAGTTGAATATGTGTTTAAGCGTCTCGATGAAAAAATACCGATGCTTACCATAGCTGATGAACCGAATGATCTCGGATATAGAACTCGTAAGGGGACTAAATTCCAGAATACAAGTGCGAGAAGCATAGCTAACAATAAACCTTTATATCAGGGAATGTATAAGTATGGAAAGGAAATGAACTGGGTACAGGGGGTACATGAACCGATTTTGAAAGGGTGA
- a CDS encoding ATP-binding protein, which produces MDEIATYNSDVMTSTEEMTIDNRLEIIDEGIRKKYLARLNEMEIAPAGDLPSLENELINNIRIYRITEMVYRKGESVTNKFTTVFNTLSTYNASVFIIIDSDGNETNFYLGVRSNTSDDDPEKRSMVTLGDTLKNTLIGNFPGVKIVSEDRTSIGKLSRKILDQNNIASVSVVGNCKNTEQANEQFVQGLEKLALAMYGRQYTGIIIAQNQSPQTVQMLRKSYQDLYTKLSPLARVQYTDSTTDSSSHSRSFAEMNGKQKAAMITGAVLSIAGVVGGAIGGAAAIGKAGGLSTGAMFGGQISGQLNGFINSLAPNEQVTTTTSNSVMSTTENKTVVDLMALIDENLKRTDEFDSYGMWDTAGYFISDDMSAAEIAASNYRSLMNGEKSGREVSAINSWRRNNPQTVGNFSDLTMYLSRFMHPRFVYGGNVLVNAATSVSGKDLGLHLGLPRTTVPGLPVIEHAEFGKEVNSYRLFSKSEEDQSDDTMLLGRVFDLGQITEKKVELDNRSLNMHTFITGSTGSGKSNAVYQMLAELHQDEIPFLVIEPAKGEYKDVFGNWDDVNVYSTNPKISDLINLNPFRFPESIHVLEHVDGLVEIFGVCWPMYDAMPAFFKDAILRSYEAVGWDLGSSTFEGDVAEYPDFEILSEQLGMLIDNSDYASDIKSNYRGALLTRVKSLTVGLNKYIFTTDQTPYYKLFDNNCIIDISRVKSTETKALLMGLIVYILNEYRVDRKTENNNGLKHITVLEEAHNLLKNTGNGGSSELIGKSVEMLTNTIAEIRTYGEGFIIVDQSPSSVDIAAIKNTNTKIVLRTPEANDREAVGRSVGLTEDQVNEIAKLPSGVAVVYQNDWINPVLTMINKANIIDSPYVYKSRTEIKPIKEARSELICMLMQPWIKRKKIEESSLRAALKVLNISRDIKNRISSLIEEYDLYGGIMVWKTQDIPILKKFVQAVIDIDDKTFMRIEGSKELKALVKNKLKRFSDDEYDSICYILTAKGEI; this is translated from the coding sequence ATGGACGAAATAGCTACCTATAACTCTGATGTGATGACATCGACCGAAGAAATGACGATAGATAATCGTCTTGAGATAATAGATGAGGGTATAAGAAAAAAATATCTGGCACGACTTAATGAAATGGAGATCGCTCCGGCTGGAGATCTACCTTCTCTTGAAAATGAACTAATAAATAATATTCGTATTTATAGGATCACAGAGATGGTTTATCGTAAGGGCGAGTCTGTTACTAATAAATTTACTACGGTCTTTAATACATTATCTACATATAACGCATCGGTTTTCATAATAATTGATTCTGATGGTAATGAAACAAATTTTTATCTCGGGGTAAGGAGCAATACATCAGATGATGATCCTGAAAAGCGTTCAATGGTGACGCTTGGTGATACACTGAAAAATACACTTATCGGAAATTTCCCCGGAGTTAAAATAGTTAGCGAAGACAGGACGAGCATTGGAAAACTGTCAAGAAAAATATTAGATCAGAACAATATTGCATCGGTAAGTGTTGTTGGAAATTGTAAAAATACGGAACAGGCAAATGAACAGTTTGTTCAGGGCTTGGAAAAACTGGCTCTTGCAATGTATGGCAGACAATACACAGGTATTATAATCGCACAAAATCAGTCTCCGCAGACGGTTCAGATGCTGAGAAAAAGTTATCAGGATCTGTATACCAAGCTATCACCGTTGGCAAGAGTTCAGTATACTGACAGTACAACTGATTCATCTTCACATTCCAGATCTTTTGCTGAAATGAACGGAAAACAGAAGGCTGCTATGATAACGGGTGCTGTATTATCAATTGCCGGTGTTGTAGGTGGTGCCATAGGTGGAGCTGCAGCTATTGGTAAGGCAGGAGGATTGAGTACAGGAGCAATGTTTGGCGGACAGATCTCAGGTCAGCTTAATGGTTTTATCAACTCCCTTGCTCCGAATGAACAGGTAACGACCACAACATCAAACTCGGTTATGTCCACAACAGAGAATAAGACAGTCGTTGATCTTATGGCGCTTATCGATGAAAATCTTAAAAGAACTGATGAATTTGACAGTTACGGTATGTGGGACACAGCAGGTTATTTTATCTCTGATGATATGTCAGCTGCTGAAATTGCTGCCAGCAATTATCGGTCACTTATGAATGGTGAAAAATCAGGAAGAGAAGTTTCAGCTATAAATTCGTGGAGAAGAAATAATCCGCAGACTGTGGGGAATTTTTCAGATCTGACGATGTACCTTTCCAGATTTATGCATCCTCGCTTTGTGTATGGAGGAAATGTACTTGTGAATGCAGCCACATCAGTTAGTGGAAAGGATCTGGGCTTGCACCTGGGACTTCCAAGGACTACGGTTCCCGGACTACCGGTAATTGAACACGCAGAATTCGGAAAAGAAGTTAATTCATATAGATTATTTTCAAAAAGCGAAGAAGACCAATCTGATGATACTATGTTACTTGGCAGAGTATTTGATCTCGGACAGATAACAGAGAAAAAAGTTGAGCTTGATAACAGAAGCCTTAATATGCATACATTCATTACCGGTTCGACCGGTTCGGGAAAAAGCAATGCCGTCTATCAGATGCTGGCAGAGCTGCATCAGGATGAAATACCTTTTCTTGTTATCGAACCTGCTAAAGGTGAATACAAAGATGTTTTTGGAAACTGGGATGATGTTAATGTATATTCTACTAATCCCAAAATATCAGATCTTATAAATCTTAATCCGTTCCGATTCCCTGAATCTATCCATGTACTAGAGCATGTTGACGGTCTGGTGGAAATATTCGGAGTATGCTGGCCGATGTATGATGCAATGCCTGCGTTTTTTAAGGATGCTATACTTCGCTCCTACGAAGCTGTAGGTTGGGATCTTGGCTCTTCAACTTTTGAAGGAGATGTTGCGGAATATCCGGACTTTGAAATTCTTTCCGAACAGCTCGGGATGTTAATAGATAATTCGGATTATGCTTCTGATATAAAATCAAATTACAGAGGTGCGTTGCTGACAAGAGTAAAATCGCTTACGGTAGGATTAAACAAATATATTTTCACGACAGATCAGACCCCGTATTATAAACTGTTTGATAATAACTGTATAATAGACATATCAAGAGTGAAATCAACTGAAACAAAAGCACTTCTCATGGGACTGATCGTATATATCCTGAATGAATATCGTGTTGACAGGAAAACAGAAAATAATAACGGACTTAAGCACATAACTGTCCTAGAAGAAGCACACAACTTACTTAAAAATACGGGTAATGGCGGTTCATCAGAATTGATCGGAAAATCCGTTGAAATGCTTACAAACACTATAGCTGAAATAAGAACATATGGTGAAGGCTTTATAATCGTTGATCAGTCGCCTTCATCGGTAGATATTGCAGCCATAAAGAATACAAACACAAAGATAGTTCTGAGAACACCGGAAGCAAATGACAGGGAAGCTGTTGGACGCTCTGTCGGATTGACCGAGGATCAGGTAAATGAGATAGCGAAACTCCCCAGTGGTGTTGCTGTGGTATATCAAAATGACTGGATTAATCCTGTGCTTACTATGATAAATAAAGCAAACATCATCGATTCGCCGTATGTATACAAATCCAGAACAGAGATAAAGCCGATCAAAGAAGCACGTTCAGAATTGATATGTATGCTTATGCAGCCGTGGATAAAGAGAAAGAAGATAGAAGAAAGTAGCCTGCGGGCAGCATTAAAGGTGCTTAATATATCTCGTGATATCAAAAACAGAATATCTTCTCTGATAGAAGAGTATGACCTTTATGGTGGTATTATGGTATGGAAAACTCAGGATATACCTATACTGAAAAAATTTGTACAAGCTGTAATAGATATAGATGACAAGACTTTTATGAGAATCGAAGGTTCTAAAGAACTGAAAGCGCTTGTAAAAAATAAACTGAAGAGATTTTCTGATGACGAATATGACAGTATCTGTTATATACTGACAGCAAAGGGGGAGATATAA
- a CDS encoding 3'-5' exoribonuclease YhaM family protein translates to MDKEQYIKFSDAQIGSTINRPVLVSAIEENTARNGNKFVRVSLKDGFSEVTAMMFDTSEESLASLGIRQDTIADAEISVSEYQGSKSFKIVQIRPTADSTLTVNDFTKLPPVDLDLMYTEICSLIESSSNDYDGKYTPLSDLTLKILTKYKDSFMTSSAAVSMHHNLRGGLLYHSYRMVKAADALCGVYTNLDRELLLCGTALHDIGKVWEYKTSISGDAEFTASGVLLGHLYMGASLIKGFASDGNYNKEKVQLLIHMILSHHGTQEWGTVSCPAIPEAFVLHYIDNIDAKMYMCEEHYEKLDPGEITEKKPFGLDNRLYKPNY, encoded by the coding sequence ATGGATAAGGAACAGTATATAAAATTCTCCGATGCTCAGATCGGCAGCACGATCAACCGTCCTGTATTGGTGTCTGCAATCGAGGAAAATACCGCACGAAACGGCAATAAATTTGTGAGAGTATCGCTGAAAGACGGCTTTTCGGAAGTCACGGCTATGATGTTCGATACCTCGGAAGAGAGTCTTGCGTCTCTCGGTATCAGGCAGGACACGATAGCTGATGCAGAGATATCTGTTTCTGAGTATCAGGGATCAAAGAGCTTCAAAATAGTGCAGATCAGACCGACAGCAGACAGCACACTTACGGTCAATGACTTCACTAAGCTCCCACCCGTGGACTTAGACCTGATGTATACCGAAATATGCAGTCTGATCGAAAGCTCTTCAAACGACTATGATGGCAAATATACGCCGTTGTCCGATCTTACGTTGAAGATACTGACAAAGTATAAAGATAGTTTTATGACTTCCTCGGCCGCTGTATCTATGCATCACAATCTCAGGGGTGGTCTGCTGTACCACTCTTATCGTATGGTCAAGGCTGCCGATGCACTCTGTGGAGTATATACGAACCTTGACCGTGAGCTGCTTCTCTGTGGTACAGCCCTGCACGATATAGGCAAAGTATGGGAATATAAGACCTCGATCAGCGGTGATGCTGAGTTTACGGCAAGCGGAGTGCTGTTAGGTCACTTATATATGGGAGCTTCGCTTATCAAAGGCTTTGCGTCGGACGGAAACTACAACAAAGAAAAAGTTCAGCTTTTGATCCACATGATACTTTCGCACCACGGTACGCAGGAGTGGGGGACAGTATCCTGTCCGGCTATTCCAGAAGCATTTGTTTTGCACTACATCGACAACATCGATGCGAAGATGTATATGTGTGAAGAGCATTATGAGAAGTTAGATCCGGGAGAAATCACAGAAAAGAAGCCGTTTGGACTAGACAATCGTCTATATAAGCCCAATTACTAA
- a CDS encoding MutS-related protein — MEYLILISLMIVTVIVITIVQDKKRQKRILDYIRSSFGVPRDDTEEQFYRLGNIETLYLMDKKSIAEHEIVDDITWEDLSMDNIFALVNHTDSYIGEQCLYSKLHDLSKTESNLKQLEEKISFFGTNEDKRFEVREKLYFLGKSYVNYDMPILIENISKHKLKNSKFYYALSYLLMISIAAAIIIRKPVFIGMCIAVYLINMIIHTIKKEKMDIKVKSVFNLGKMLNTSFSLAELVPEFSNEISEDLNTLKNTAKRSTFLEQKNATDNKDEVSMMMSYLLGPLMIDFIMYDKIISELIEKKSECMRIYKFIGEIDCSVSIASYRKSAATYCIPKTADNDSFSFVGLVHPAISNAIPNDIEYDRNIIITGSNASGKSTFIKSTAINLILGQTIHTCTSESASVPKCGVITSMAVRDDILSGESYYIREIKYLKRMIELCQEDRLLFLAIDEILKGTNTRERIAASKAILNYFTDKRCMLLVATHDLELAKAFDKIFANYYFSEVIDSDDIMFDYTLHNGINDSSNAIKLLSAIGFPDDIVDKAKEEIAKPDI; from the coding sequence ATGGAATATTTGATATTGATATCGCTGATGATAGTTACTGTTATTGTGATAACTATCGTTCAAGATAAAAAACGGCAAAAACGTATCCTTGACTACATAAGATCTTCCTTTGGCGTGCCTCGTGATGATACTGAGGAGCAGTTCTACAGACTTGGCAACATTGAAACTCTTTATCTGATGGACAAGAAAAGTATAGCTGAACATGAGATTGTTGATGATATCACTTGGGAAGATCTTAGCATGGATAATATTTTTGCCCTTGTTAACCACACGGACAGTTATATCGGGGAGCAATGTCTGTACTCAAAGCTGCATGATCTTTCAAAAACAGAAAGCAACCTGAAGCAGCTTGAAGAAAAAATATCTTTCTTTGGTACTAACGAAGACAAAAGATTCGAAGTCAGGGAAAAGCTATATTTTCTAGGCAAATCGTATGTGAACTACGATATGCCGATACTGATAGAAAACATATCCAAGCACAAACTGAAAAATAGTAAGTTTTATTATGCGCTGTCATATCTGCTTATGATATCGATAGCAGCTGCCATTATAATAAGAAAACCAGTTTTTATCGGAATGTGCATAGCTGTTTATCTTATAAATATGATCATCCACACGATAAAAAAGGAAAAAATGGACATAAAAGTAAAGTCTGTATTCAATTTAGGGAAAATGCTGAATACATCATTTTCGCTGGCTGAGCTTGTTCCGGAATTCAGCAATGAGATATCAGAAGATCTGAACACATTGAAAAACACCGCAAAAAGATCGACTTTTCTCGAACAGAAGAATGCTACCGATAATAAAGATGAGGTCAGTATGATGATGTCATATTTACTCGGTCCACTCATGATCGACTTTATCATGTACGATAAGATCATATCTGAACTTATTGAAAAAAAGTCGGAATGTATGCGTATATACAAGTTTATCGGTGAGATAGACTGTAGTGTATCAATAGCTTCGTACAGAAAAAGTGCGGCGACATACTGTATTCCTAAAACAGCAGATAATGACAGTTTTTCGTTCGTCGGATTAGTTCATCCTGCTATATCAAATGCGATACCGAATGATATTGAATATGATCGCAATATAATAATCACAGGCTCTAATGCTTCCGGTAAATCCACATTTATCAAATCCACAGCAATAAACCTTATTCTTGGTCAGACCATACATACCTGCACTTCCGAAAGCGCTTCTGTACCCAAATGCGGTGTGATCACATCAATGGCTGTGAGAGATGATATTTTATCAGGCGAAAGCTATTATATCCGTGAAATAAAGTATCTGAAGAGAATGATTGAGCTCTGTCAAGAAGACAGACTGCTGTTTCTTGCAATAGACGAGATACTTAAAGGTACTAACACCAGGGAACGAATAGCAGCTTCAAAAGCGATACTGAATTATTTTACAGATAAACGATGTATGCTCTTGGTGGCGACCCATGATCTGGAACTTGCAAAAGCATTTGATAAGATCTTTGCCAATTACTATTTCTCGGAAGTCATTGACTCGGATGACATCATGTTTGATTACACATTACACAACGGTATCAACGATTCAAGCAATGCTATAAAACTTTTAAGCGCTATAGGTTTTCCGGATGATATAGTTGATAAAGCAAAAGAAGAAATCGCAAAACCGGATATATAG
- a CDS encoding ankyrin repeat domain-containing protein translates to MFENIKTIWRAETMNVLFKEIRQGNIENIRERIEKNPAVVNEVFTGKKPLKDIGQSPLQVALKCAEFDIIDLLLNNGADPDFIENPSQVPPGSMCCPVISDAIKYAMDTLLYTGTKHIEQSLRYVGIIERLLVLGADPNKKRIDKNPINNWQPLGVLAAGGNYILKRTRSDDPEAYCIANKNIITILDLLIKYGADVEDWLDNGVWGDESNRKAYLDDFEIKDEVDFNREIRTIFQEYFNRQTNT, encoded by the coding sequence ATGTTTGAAAATATTAAAACTATATGGAGAGCAGAGACAATGAATGTATTATTCAAGGAAATTCGGCAAGGAAATATCGAAAATATAAGAGAACGAATTGAAAAAAATCCTGCCGTTGTAAATGAGGTATTCACTGGAAAAAAACCATTGAAAGATATAGGACAATCACCATTGCAGGTTGCTTTGAAATGCGCTGAATTTGATATTATAGACTTGTTGCTCAATAATGGTGCTGATCCGGATTTCATAGAAAACCCCTCACAAGTTCCACCGGGTAGTATGTGTTGTCCTGTAATATCAGATGCAATTAAATATGCAATGGATACCTTGCTGTATACTGGTACAAAACACATTGAACAATCCTTACGATATGTAGGGATCATTGAACGATTGCTTGTGTTAGGAGCAGATCCGAACAAAAAAAGAATTGATAAGAATCCAATCAACAACTGGCAGCCACTTGGAGTACTGGCTGCAGGAGGAAATTATATTTTGAAGCGGACAAGGAGCGATGATCCGGAGGCATATTGCATAGCAAATAAAAACATCATTACTATCCTTGATTTGTTGATAAAGTATGGAGCAGATGTTGAGGATTGGCTTGATAACGGCGTATGGGGAGACGAATCCAATCGAAAAGCTTATCTCGATGATTTTGAAATTAAAGACGAAGTTGATTTTAATCGAGAGATTCGCACCATTTTTCAAGAATATTTTAACAGACAAACTAATACTTGA
- a CDS encoding SMI1/KNR4 family protein, which produces MNDKELFTRISEVENRLNITIPKVYKDFLLKHDGMEFDDGILYGIEEIEDRYLTFEFNKYAPELIPIGNDNGDYELVMKSGNQIKRFGIVEQGSVGSLEPEHFHNFTQWYNSGHSFEFETGTSNIDGSKRVKVVLKKCPTDKSRTIMKIRKALRLELPITELLRAANNAPVVLTESLTFAVAKKLIAENSLDEWLDIKS; this is translated from the coding sequence ATGAACGATAAAGAATTATTCACTCGCATATCCGAAGTGGAAAACAGATTGAACATAACAATTCCTAAAGTCTATAAGGATTTTTTACTTAAACACGATGGTATGGAGTTTGATGATGGAATACTATACGGTATTGAAGAAATAGAGGACAGATATCTAACTTTTGAATTTAATAAATATGCTCCTGAATTGATTCCTATTGGCAATGACAATGGAGACTATGAGCTTGTAATGAAATCAGGAAACCAGATTAAAAGGTTTGGTATTGTCGAGCAAGGCTCGGTAGGTTCGCTTGAACCGGAACATTTTCATAATTTTACCCAGTGGTATAATAGCGGTCACTCTTTTGAGTTTGAAACTGGAACAAGCAATATCGACGGGTCAAAAAGAGTGAAGGTTGTATTAAAAAAGTGTCCGACCGATAAATCAAGAACGATAATGAAGATCAGAAAAGCATTGCGTCTTGAATTGCCAATTACCGAATTACTTCGTGCTGCTAATAATGCTCCGGTTGTTCTTACCGAGTCACTTACCTTTGCAGTGGCAAAAAAGCTTATTGCAGAAAACTCACTTGATGAATGGCTGGATATAAAATCATGA
- a CDS encoding zinc ribbon domain-containing protein: MICPICGSKNPDGSTFCIQCGAVTDDDDDSFFTEDKALLDEKFFGRHGADSYQSESYSTVQAVPVTEDISDAAYKGNRIHSRFIAKIAFLLAIVCFFFPFMSVSCDTSTITGSGDKYNTEVIYSGYNIICPTTISDKNVKKNENVEELRKNFILPSYKDYGNKEDANPWLLVTLLCCILGMMLLFIKKIKILPLASATCAVIALASLIIFNTDFYKRYITNSKTDLSEIKEYLKVNVKFGFVICFITIIIAFFSSVKTFTAERSLNQQR, translated from the coding sequence ATGATATGTCCAATATGCGGAAGCAAAAACCCTGACGGTTCGACATTCTGTATACAGTGCGGTGCGGTAACAGATGACGATGATGACAGCTTTTTCACGGAAGATAAAGCTTTATTAGATGAAAAATTCTTTGGCAGACACGGGGCTGATAGCTATCAGTCAGAATCTTACTCGACTGTACAAGCAGTTCCAGTTACGGAAGACATATCTGACGCAGCGTATAAAGGCAACAGGATACACTCAAGGTTTATAGCAAAAATCGCTTTTTTGCTTGCTATCGTATGCTTCTTTTTTCCGTTCATGTCGGTTTCATGCGATACCTCAACGATAACCGGCAGTGGCGATAAATACAATACCGAGGTCATATACTCAGGCTACAATATCATTTGCCCGACAACTATAAGCGATAAAAACGTCAAGAAAAACGAAAATGTAGAAGAACTTAGAAAGAATTTTATACTTCCCAGTTACAAAGACTACGGCAACAAAGAAGATGCGAACCCGTGGTTGTTAGTAACGCTGCTCTGCTGCATTTTGGGGATGATGTTGCTGTTTATAAAGAAAATAAAAATATTACCGCTTGCATCAGCAACCTGTGCGGTCATCGCGCTTGCAAGTCTGATAATATTCAATACCGATTTTTACAAGCGCTACATAACAAATAGCAAAACAGACCTGAGTGAAATAAAGGAATATCTGAAGGTGAACGTAAAGTTCGGTTTTGTTATATGCTTCATAACAATAATAATCGCGTTCTTCTCTAGCGTGAAGACCTTCACGGCTGAAAGATCTTTAAATCAACAAAGATGA